One Malus sylvestris chromosome 14, drMalSylv7.2, whole genome shotgun sequence DNA segment encodes these proteins:
- the LOC126600075 gene encoding 15.7 kDa heat shock protein, peroxisomal-like has protein sequence METKPAAKDETCYEEFEPFCQWNKEEGHDILEVHLPGFKRQDIRVQINNWGILTISGKQPRVEETTSAIPSRFCKEIKISKHCTTNGIRAKFSRGILSITIPKEAQHGGVNAAWASANDYLVGLRSKVLKPRLSKKTAVMVVVVVLVMALGVYVVCRYPKSAS, from the exons ATGGAAACCAAACCCGCGGCCAAGGATGAGACATGTTATGAGGAATTCGAACCGTTTTGCCAATGGAACAAGGAGGAAGGACATGACATTCTTGAAGTTCATTTACCAG GTTTCAAAAGACAAGATATTAGAGTTCAAATCAACAATTGGGGCATCCTAACCATTAGCGGAAAGCAACCTAGGGTTGAAGAAACTACATCTGCTATACCCAGCCGCTTCTGTAAAGAGATCAAAATTTCTAAACATTGTACAACGAATGGTATCCGCGCTAAGTTTTCCCGTGGAATTCTTTCCATAACCATTCCAAAAGAAGCTCAGCACGGCGGAGTGAATGCTGCATGGGCGTCAGCTAATGACTACTTAGTTGGTTTAAGAAGCAAAGTTTTGAAGCCAAGGCTGAGCAAGAAGACGgctgtgatggtggtggtggttgttcTGGTCATGGCTCTGGGAGTTTATGTAGTGTGTAGATATCCGAAGTCAGCTAGCTAG